The following proteins are co-located in the Paludibaculum fermentans genome:
- a CDS encoding lactate utilization protein B: MKGHAESAAPFVANEPRAHWHDESLWFVRVKRDRQAATVPEWEDLRSTASAIKAHTLSRLADYLEEFERNATANGIHVHWARDGAEHNAIVLKILNDHGVKRLVKSKSMLTEECHLNPYLEAHGIEVTDTDLGERIVQMRKEPPSHIVLPAIHLKKEDIGELFHIQLGTEKGASDPKYLTEAARGHLRERFLGAQAGLTGVNFAIASTGGVVVCTNEGNADMGTSLPPIHIASMGVEKIVPRPRDLAIFLRLLARSATGQPVTTYTSHFHGPLPGGEMHVVIVDNGRARILGEEAFRRSLSCIRCGACMNTCPVYRRSGGYSYGYTVPGPIGSILGPQRDPAAYGSLPFASSLCGSCTDVCPVKIDLHHELLAFRQELAKKGYLPWQKRFSMWVMGQVLARKWAFLLGGRLMRTLMPLLPRALVYGPWNPWGKQRELPPMPRESFRDLLKKEPR, translated from the coding sequence ATGAAAGGCCACGCTGAGAGCGCCGCACCCTTCGTAGCCAACGAGCCCCGCGCCCACTGGCACGACGAGTCCCTCTGGTTTGTCCGCGTCAAACGCGACCGTCAGGCCGCCACCGTCCCCGAGTGGGAAGACCTGCGCTCCACCGCCTCCGCCATCAAGGCACACACTCTCTCCCGCCTGGCCGACTACCTGGAGGAGTTTGAGCGCAACGCCACCGCCAACGGCATCCACGTCCACTGGGCCCGCGATGGAGCCGAGCACAACGCCATCGTCCTCAAGATCCTCAACGACCACGGCGTCAAGCGCCTCGTGAAGTCGAAGTCGATGCTCACCGAGGAGTGCCACCTCAACCCTTACCTCGAAGCCCACGGCATCGAAGTCACCGACACGGACCTCGGCGAACGCATCGTCCAGATGCGCAAGGAACCGCCCAGCCACATCGTCCTGCCCGCCATCCACCTCAAGAAAGAAGACATCGGCGAGCTCTTCCACATCCAGCTCGGCACGGAGAAGGGCGCGTCCGATCCCAAGTACCTCACCGAAGCCGCCCGCGGCCACCTGCGTGAACGCTTCCTCGGAGCCCAGGCCGGCCTCACCGGAGTCAACTTCGCCATCGCCTCCACCGGCGGGGTCGTCGTCTGCACCAACGAGGGCAACGCCGATATGGGCACCAGCCTGCCGCCCATTCACATCGCCTCCATGGGGGTGGAGAAGATCGTCCCTCGTCCGCGGGACCTCGCCATCTTCCTGCGCCTCCTCGCCCGCAGCGCCACCGGCCAACCCGTCACCACCTACACCTCCCACTTCCACGGCCCGCTGCCCGGCGGCGAAATGCACGTCGTCATCGTCGACAACGGCCGGGCTCGCATCCTGGGCGAAGAGGCCTTCCGGCGCTCCCTCAGTTGCATCCGCTGCGGCGCCTGCATGAACACCTGCCCGGTCTACCGCCGCTCCGGAGGCTACAGCTACGGCTACACGGTGCCCGGCCCCATAGGCTCAATCCTGGGACCCCAACGGGATCCAGCCGCCTACGGCTCGCTGCCCTTTGCCTCCAGCCTCTGCGGCTCCTGTACCGACGTCTGCCCCGTCAAGATCGACCTCCATCACGAGCTGCTGGCCTTCCGCCAGGAATTGGCGAAGAAGGGGTACCTGCCCTGGCAGAAGCGCTTCTCGATGTGGGTCATGGGCCAGGTACTCGCCCGGAAGTGGGCCTTCCTCCTGGGCGGCCGCCTGATGCGAACCCTCATGCCCCTGTTGCCGAGAGCCCTGGTCTACGGCCCCTGGAACCCCTGGGGCAAGCAGCGCGAACTCCCCCCGATGCCCAGGGAATCCTTCCGCGATCTCCTGAAGAAGGAGCCCAGGTAA
- a CDS encoding LutC/YkgG family protein — translation MATPTTSRDTILKAMRANAPQLRPLPDPPQAIVYPNPLEHFAATLAGVGGRFLKATDEADLQLQLGSLEVFQRATRIASTVPSLPGNVDLEALKNPHELEGIDLAILPGDFAVAENGAVWVPGTNLGPQRAIFVIAQHLVLVIQASTVVHNMQQAYENLNLQRPGFGVFISGPSKTADIEQSLVIGAHGARSCTVIAL, via the coding sequence ATGGCCACGCCAACCACCAGCCGCGACACCATTCTGAAAGCCATGCGGGCCAATGCCCCCCAGCTCCGCCCCCTGCCGGACCCGCCCCAGGCCATCGTCTACCCGAACCCGCTGGAGCACTTCGCCGCCACCCTGGCCGGGGTAGGAGGCCGCTTCCTAAAAGCCACGGACGAAGCCGATCTCCAGCTCCAACTCGGCAGCCTGGAAGTCTTCCAGAGGGCTACACGGATCGCCTCCACGGTACCGTCCCTCCCGGGTAACGTCGATCTGGAAGCCCTGAAGAACCCCCACGAACTGGAAGGTATCGACCTGGCCATCCTGCCCGGAGACTTCGCGGTAGCCGAAAACGGAGCCGTCTGGGTCCCCGGGACGAACCTGGGTCCGCAACGGGCGATCTTCGTGATCGCCCAACACTTGGTCCTGGTCATCCAGGCGAGCACGGTAGTCCACAACATGCAGCAGGCCTACGAGAACCTGAACCTGCAGCGCCCCGGCTTCGGAGTCTTCATCTCCGGCCCCTCGAAGACCGCCGACATCGAGCAATCCCTCGTAATCGGAGCCCATGGCGCCCGGAGCTGCACCGTCATCGCGCTCTAG
- a CDS encoding glycosyl hydrolase family 28 protein: MKPLCISLLIPAALFAGATVYNPPHGVEQDKVFQVKVAGQSSFVYSLPVGGMTYFSYSSFARRADIEITVARPVETVAIRPKSLNIRPVVTGNVITFRLDRTAQLSIEINGDTKHPLLLFANPPESAPPKPGPTGVHYFAAGTVHNVGRITVTSGQLVYIAGGAIVRGSIFMDQARDVHIFGRGILDGSLYKRGESRMIEINRSSDVDIEGIIVTNSKHWTIPITASDKVTLRNVKLVSDNDWDDGVDVVGSTNVTVDQCFIRTKDDCIAIKAGVDYFTKFNNQRDVSNVIVKRSVLWNGAWGNGLEIGFETRAASISGIRFLDNDLIHVEGPEGTFTIHNGDRAVVSDVIYDNCRVEDAQGLLVDFKILKSRYSKDEERGQIRNIQFRHIRVDHKEIPSLLQGFDAKHQIGGVVFEDVIVDGRKWTSLVDAGIKATHAEQITFK, translated from the coding sequence GTGAAGCCCCTCTGCATCAGCCTGCTCATCCCCGCCGCGCTCTTCGCCGGCGCCACGGTTTACAATCCCCCGCATGGGGTCGAACAAGATAAGGTCTTTCAGGTAAAAGTCGCCGGCCAGTCCTCGTTCGTCTACAGCCTGCCCGTCGGCGGCATGACCTACTTCTCCTACTCCTCCTTCGCTCGCCGGGCCGACATCGAGATCACCGTCGCCCGGCCCGTTGAGACCGTGGCGATCCGTCCCAAAAGTCTGAACATCCGCCCCGTCGTCACCGGCAACGTCATCACCTTCCGCCTCGACCGCACGGCCCAGCTCAGCATCGAGATCAATGGCGACACCAAGCACCCGCTCCTGCTCTTCGCCAACCCGCCTGAAAGCGCTCCGCCCAAACCCGGACCCACCGGAGTCCACTACTTCGCCGCCGGCACCGTCCACAACGTGGGCCGCATCACCGTCACCAGCGGCCAACTCGTCTACATCGCCGGAGGCGCCATCGTGCGCGGCTCCATCTTCATGGACCAGGCGAGAGACGTCCACATCTTCGGCCGCGGCATCCTCGATGGCAGCCTCTACAAGCGCGGCGAATCCCGCATGATCGAGATCAACCGCTCCAGCGACGTTGACATCGAAGGCATCATCGTCACCAACAGCAAGCACTGGACCATCCCCATCACCGCCTCCGACAAGGTCACCCTGCGCAACGTGAAGCTCGTCAGCGACAACGACTGGGACGACGGCGTCGATGTCGTCGGCAGCACCAACGTCACCGTCGATCAGTGCTTCATCCGCACCAAGGATGACTGCATCGCCATCAAGGCAGGAGTCGACTACTTCACCAAGTTCAACAACCAGCGCGACGTCAGCAACGTGATCGTCAAGCGCTCAGTCCTCTGGAACGGAGCCTGGGGCAACGGTCTCGAAATCGGTTTCGAAACGCGCGCCGCCAGCATCAGCGGCATCCGCTTCCTCGACAACGACCTGATTCACGTCGAAGGCCCCGAAGGCACGTTCACCATTCACAACGGCGATCGCGCCGTCGTCTCCGACGTCATCTACGACAACTGCCGAGTCGAGGACGCGCAAGGCCTGCTGGTCGACTTCAAGATCCTGAAATCGCGCTACAGCAAGGACGAGGAGCGCGGCCAGATCCGCAACATTCAGTTCCGCCACATCCGGGTCGATCACAAGGAAATCCCCTCGCTGCTGCAGGGCTTTGACGCCAAACACCAAATCGGTGGTGTAGTCTTTGAAGACGTGATTGTCGATGGCCGCAAGTGGACGTCCCTGGTCGATGCCGGGATAAAAGCCACGCACGCCGAGCAGATCACTTTTAAATAG
- a CDS encoding Gfo/Idh/MocA family protein: MPLNRRVFLMGAAAAAQRLYAADKISLGVIGSGGRGTFVMGVFQKDPSLRVGAVCDVYEPNLERALSEAAKAQGGAAPKAYRNYHQLLDDKSLDAVLIATPEHWHHRMVLDALAAGKDVYVEKPLCHTPQQGVELVEAEKRSKNIIQVGMQRRSYDLYQEGRRVVAAGTLGDVRMVRSWWLNTQLGGEKVAQLKGPLDWDQWLGSAAKRPLDPDIFSRWRLYGEFAGGIVADQGAHVFDGIHMLMGAGAPLAVTAAAGRPHAASGDTPESVVVTAEYPEDFIGVFTINYAAMRYKSRYDQMNHLDGGKARMDIGREDFRVFAQGGEETPILEKRSEKGFGWATDLHVRNFLDCVRTRKAPAAPMWLGFQAALVVQLANLSLKNGRRMKWNRATNQVEV; this comes from the coding sequence ATGCCACTGAATCGCAGAGTCTTTCTCATGGGAGCAGCGGCGGCCGCGCAGAGGCTGTACGCGGCGGATAAGATCTCGCTGGGCGTCATCGGTAGTGGCGGACGCGGCACCTTCGTCATGGGCGTCTTCCAGAAGGACCCATCGCTGCGGGTCGGCGCCGTCTGCGACGTCTACGAGCCCAACCTGGAACGCGCCCTCTCCGAGGCGGCCAAGGCCCAGGGCGGAGCCGCCCCCAAGGCCTACCGCAACTACCACCAGTTGCTCGACGACAAGTCCCTCGACGCCGTCCTCATCGCTACGCCCGAGCACTGGCATCACCGCATGGTCCTCGATGCCCTGGCCGCAGGCAAGGACGTCTACGTCGAGAAGCCCCTCTGCCACACACCCCAGCAGGGCGTCGAACTGGTGGAGGCCGAGAAGCGCTCGAAGAACATCATCCAGGTGGGCATGCAGCGCCGCAGCTACGACCTCTATCAGGAAGGCCGCCGCGTCGTCGCCGCAGGCACTTTGGGCGACGTCCGCATGGTCCGCTCCTGGTGGCTGAACACCCAACTGGGCGGCGAGAAGGTGGCTCAGTTGAAGGGACCGCTCGACTGGGATCAGTGGCTCGGCTCCGCCGCGAAGCGACCCCTGGATCCCGACATCTTCAGCCGCTGGCGCCTCTACGGCGAGTTCGCCGGTGGCATCGTGGCCGACCAGGGCGCACACGTCTTCGACGGCATCCACATGCTGATGGGCGCCGGAGCCCCGCTCGCTGTCACCGCTGCCGCCGGCCGTCCGCACGCGGCCAGCGGCGATACGCCGGAGTCCGTCGTCGTCACGGCCGAATACCCCGAGGACTTCATCGGCGTCTTCACGATCAACTACGCCGCGATGCGCTACAAGAGCCGCTACGACCAGATGAACCACCTCGACGGCGGCAAGGCGCGCATGGACATCGGCCGTGAGGATTTCCGCGTCTTCGCGCAGGGCGGGGAAGAGACCCCCATCCTCGAGAAGCGCTCCGAAAAGGGCTTCGGCTGGGCCACCGATCTCCACGTCAGGAACTTCCTCGACTGCGTCCGGACGCGCAAGGCCCCCGCCGCGCCCATGTGGCTCGGCTTCCAGGCGGCGCTCGTCGTCCAACTCGCCAACCTGTCCCTCAAGAACGGCCGCCGCATGAAGTGGAACCGCGCAACCAACCAGGTGGAGGTGTAA
- a CDS encoding cysteine hydrolase family protein yields the protein MQRRTLILSTIGAALAGQSKPMLKLRKRDEAKAIEFTESLDPRHSAIILCDMWDKHWCEGANGRVALLVQRTGPLLEKARASGMLIVHAPSDTMDFYRDAPQRKAMQALPKVDPPKPLDLSSPALPIDDTDGGCDTPGDKQHKAWSRQHAGIVIAPNDLISDQGAEVYNALRARGIQRLFVMGVHTNMCILNRTFAIKQMSKWGVHCVLLRDMTDAMYDPRDRPFVSHVRGTELVIEYIERYWCPSTTSTDLMIALG from the coding sequence ATGCAACGCCGGACCCTCATCCTCTCGACCATCGGAGCGGCCCTGGCCGGCCAGTCCAAGCCCATGCTGAAACTCCGCAAACGCGACGAGGCCAAGGCCATCGAGTTCACTGAATCGCTGGACCCGCGGCACTCCGCCATCATCCTCTGCGACATGTGGGACAAGCATTGGTGCGAAGGCGCCAACGGCCGCGTCGCCCTGCTTGTCCAGCGCACAGGGCCTCTGCTGGAGAAGGCGCGGGCCAGCGGGATGCTCATCGTCCACGCTCCGTCCGACACGATGGACTTCTACCGGGACGCTCCCCAGCGCAAGGCCATGCAGGCGCTGCCCAAGGTCGATCCGCCCAAGCCGCTGGACCTCAGCTCACCCGCTCTGCCCATCGACGATACCGATGGTGGCTGCGACACCCCCGGCGACAAGCAGCACAAAGCCTGGTCGCGCCAGCACGCCGGCATCGTTATCGCGCCCAACGACCTCATCTCCGACCAGGGCGCCGAGGTCTACAACGCGCTGCGGGCGCGCGGCATCCAGCGCCTGTTCGTCATGGGCGTCCACACCAACATGTGCATCCTCAACCGCACCTTCGCCATCAAGCAGATGTCGAAGTGGGGTGTCCATTGTGTCCTGCTGCGCGACATGACCGACGCTATGTACGACCCGCGGGACCGTCCGTTCGTCAGCCATGTCCGCGGCACGGAACTCGTCATCGAGTACATCGAGCGTTACTGGTGCCCCAGCACCACGTCCACTGATCTCATGATCGCCCTGGGCTGA
- a CDS encoding DUF362 domain-containing protein, with protein sequence MDRRINRRDWLATAAGATVATLAFGAKVAAAAERTKWGMPGLYPGRVIEVNHPGSIVSGQYQPAVIREMMQRGMKDLTGAGGWGEAWKQFVEPGDVVGIKLNPVGRPHCMSDASVLHQIVDGLKAAGIKAQDIVVYDRYRSEFLEAGFDKWLPEGVRWTTAVDGGDGVQQDIKGYDPDHYMDMALVLPGQDISNETARRSYAALYITKQVNKLINVCLIKDHQSAGVTVALKNLSHGLVNNVARSHATKSLNACGAFIPASVSIPMIRNKAVLHICDGIKGVYHGGPFARPEFVWEHKSMYFSTDPVSLDHIGWEVIDAQRAKVGKKPLADDLPDKFSTFVRKQPEHVEICGAMGLGVWERGKIDLRKVTLG encoded by the coding sequence ATGGATCGACGAATCAACCGTAGGGATTGGCTCGCCACCGCCGCGGGCGCCACCGTGGCCACTCTTGCCTTTGGAGCAAAGGTGGCCGCTGCCGCCGAACGAACGAAATGGGGCATGCCCGGGCTTTATCCCGGCCGTGTCATCGAAGTGAATCACCCCGGGTCGATCGTCTCCGGCCAGTATCAGCCGGCCGTCATCCGGGAGATGATGCAGCGCGGCATGAAGGACCTCACCGGCGCCGGAGGCTGGGGCGAGGCGTGGAAGCAGTTCGTCGAGCCCGGTGACGTCGTGGGCATCAAGCTGAATCCCGTCGGACGGCCGCACTGCATGTCGGACGCCAGCGTCCTGCACCAGATCGTCGATGGCCTGAAGGCCGCCGGCATCAAGGCCCAGGATATCGTCGTCTACGACCGCTACCGCTCAGAGTTCCTCGAGGCCGGCTTCGACAAGTGGCTGCCCGAGGGGGTTCGCTGGACCACCGCTGTGGACGGCGGCGACGGCGTGCAGCAGGACATCAAAGGCTATGATCCGGATCACTACATGGACATGGCGCTCGTGTTGCCGGGCCAGGATATCTCGAACGAAACCGCCCGCCGCTCCTACGCCGCCCTGTACATCACGAAGCAGGTCAACAAGCTCATCAACGTCTGCCTGATCAAGGATCACCAGTCCGCCGGTGTCACCGTGGCGCTCAAGAACCTCTCCCACGGGCTCGTCAACAACGTGGCGCGCAGCCACGCCACCAAGTCACTGAACGCCTGCGGCGCCTTCATCCCCGCGTCCGTCTCGATCCCCATGATCCGGAACAAGGCGGTGCTCCACATCTGCGACGGCATCAAGGGCGTCTATCACGGCGGACCGTTCGCCCGGCCTGAGTTCGTGTGGGAGCATAAGTCGATGTACTTCTCCACCGACCCCGTCTCGCTCGACCACATCGGCTGGGAGGTCATCGACGCCCAGCGCGCCAAGGTGGGTAAGAAGCCGTTGGCCGACGACCTGCCCGACAAGTTCAGCACCTTCGTCCGCAAGCAGCCCGAGCACGTCGAGATTTGCGGGGCGATGGGGCTCGGTGTGTGGGAGCGCGGCAAAATAGACTTGCGCAAGGTGACCCTGGGCTGA
- a CDS encoding RidA family protein, whose product MANSRRKFIAGGAALAVPAAAAAQDKVTKKVHYRGEKPKKQPLFSGAVSLGNLLFIAGKGAHVPGDIKVHTKIVLDEIEAELTNAGSSMEKVLKCNVYIKTMADYAGMNETFLGRFGMEPPVRTTIAAADIPGNSLVEIDVIAYI is encoded by the coding sequence ATGGCCAATTCTCGCCGGAAGTTCATAGCCGGTGGCGCCGCACTTGCTGTGCCCGCCGCCGCTGCCGCACAAGACAAAGTGACGAAGAAGGTCCACTACAGGGGTGAAAAGCCAAAGAAACAGCCGCTGTTCTCCGGCGCCGTGTCCCTGGGCAACCTGCTGTTCATCGCCGGCAAGGGCGCGCATGTGCCTGGCGACATCAAGGTTCACACCAAGATTGTGCTGGACGAGATCGAGGCTGAGTTGACGAACGCCGGCTCCTCCATGGAGAAGGTCCTGAAGTGCAACGTGTACATCAAGACGATGGCCGACTACGCCGGCATGAACGAGACCTTCCTCGGCCGCTTCGGGATGGAGCCGCCCGTACGCACCACCATCGCGGCCGCCGACATCCCCGGCAACTCGCTGGTCGAGATTGACGTGATCGCCTATATCTAG
- a CDS encoding selenocysteine synthase has protein sequence MSSLPFAPGLRAATKKRDVIAELGVRTFINAAGTYTALTASLMPPEVMDAMRTASRQYVNLIDLQDAVGKRIATLLECESAMVTSGAACALTIGTAACLTGKDRARIQRLPDVTGMPGEVLVQKSHRYGYDHAVRACGVKLVEIETAEELEKAAGPQSAMMLFFNDAEPRGRINADEWARLGKKLNIPTFNDASADVPPVSNLKKYTKLGFDLVTFSGGKGICGPQSAGLLLGRKDLIEAARMNTSPNSDTISRGMKVNKEEMVGMLVALEAFMQRDHEAEGREWDKRVATIQKAAEKYKTVSCSVEVPPIANHTPHLKIKWDQGAIRIAPPDVLKALREGSPSIEACPMTNKEMLVFTVWMMQPGDAEVVARRVAEILKQASA, from the coding sequence ATGAGCAGCCTGCCTTTCGCGCCGGGCCTGAGGGCCGCGACGAAGAAGCGCGACGTGATCGCCGAGTTGGGTGTTCGCACCTTCATCAATGCAGCGGGCACCTACACGGCCCTGACGGCATCCCTGATGCCGCCCGAGGTGATGGACGCCATGCGCACCGCCTCGCGCCAGTATGTGAACCTGATCGACCTGCAGGACGCCGTGGGCAAGCGCATCGCCACCCTGCTGGAGTGCGAGTCGGCCATGGTGACCTCCGGCGCCGCCTGCGCCCTGACCATCGGCACCGCCGCTTGCCTCACCGGCAAAGACCGCGCCAGGATCCAGCGCCTGCCGGACGTGACCGGAATGCCGGGCGAAGTCCTGGTGCAGAAGAGCCACCGCTACGGCTACGACCACGCCGTGCGGGCCTGTGGCGTGAAGCTGGTGGAGATCGAGACGGCGGAGGAACTGGAGAAAGCCGCCGGGCCGCAGTCGGCGATGATGCTGTTCTTCAACGATGCCGAACCCCGGGGGCGCATCAACGCCGACGAGTGGGCGCGGCTGGGCAAGAAGCTCAACATCCCCACATTCAACGACGCTTCCGCGGACGTGCCCCCGGTCAGCAATCTGAAAAAGTACACGAAGCTGGGCTTCGACCTGGTCACGTTCTCTGGAGGCAAGGGTATCTGCGGACCGCAGAGCGCGGGCCTGCTGCTGGGCCGCAAGGACCTGATCGAAGCTGCACGCATGAACACCTCGCCGAACAGCGACACGATCTCACGCGGCATGAAGGTGAACAAGGAAGAGATGGTGGGGATGCTGGTCGCGCTGGAAGCGTTCATGCAGCGCGATCACGAAGCCGAAGGGCGTGAGTGGGACAAGCGCGTCGCAACGATCCAGAAGGCCGCCGAGAAGTACAAGACGGTGTCGTGTTCAGTGGAGGTGCCGCCGATCGCAAACCACACCCCGCACCTGAAGATCAAATGGGATCAGGGTGCGATCCGGATCGCCCCTCCAGATGTGCTGAAGGCGCTGCGCGAGGGTTCGCCGTCGATTGAGGCGTGTCCCATGACGAATAAGGAGATGCTCGTCTTCACGGTCTGGATGATGCAGCCGGGCGACGCGGAGGTGGTGGCCCGCCGCGTCGCCGAGATCCTGAAGCAAGCCAGCGCCTAG
- a CDS encoding ABC transporter permease, with amino-acid sequence MNLWQLFQRKRQEQELDEEIRAHFAMAVRERIERGEDPREAELAVRREFGNEALVREVTRDMWGWRWLEDILQDVRYALRGMRRSPGISAVIIASLALGIGANTAIFSLVYSILLRALPVQQPEQLVELMQKYPTDPRANGYWSSRSYEYYRDNNHVFSAVTGLGIDNAARLNTGNTDDLTCVAEFVAGNYFQTLGVRPVLGRAITGADLLQKQDGAVALISWDLWTTRFQRDPGVLGRRITVNDKPATIVGVAPPQFSGVRANAQTTLWLPSDAKGSLHLIARLKPGVTLEQARAEMTLLFRFTVEERVAAESTRSSPDPQVRQLRFEMEPARAGLSGVRDKVGQKLVVLMAIVGLLLLLACVNVGGLLLARGTSRAREMALRLGLGASSGRLMRQVLTESLVLSLCGTLGGLAIAYLGTKLLLRIMDSGRPHERIHLLVQTDASLLIFCVAVAVCCGLLFGLAPALSAIRNEPADALRQSGRASGKRFHRVFGRALVAAQVALSMFLLSTGALFVAHLAKLKSADLGFRRDNVLLVSLDPSRSGYKPQQRATVYRELFDRMNTIPGVRSASIVGPSPLQGAGASGFGNFEGFPERQEDKRWISIAWAAPRCFETLGIQLLAGREFSFQDQAQPHVAILNQTLARRYFPKGDPIGKHVTLDHVTMTREPATYEIIGVVSDSNYMEIREERRRTIYLPAFRDGSVIAGTFVLRTGVDPGSVAGDVRRIVRGVAPTITTDKITTLNEQIDSSIVPERMMAALSGFFALLAGLLAGIGLWGQLAYTVTRRTNEIGIRITLGATPASISRTILLEASTIVAAGIVVGVPAVLWGKQLAVKLLTDVAGSTGTTLGLGMLAIAAVALLAAYGPARRAARLDPMEALRQE; translated from the coding sequence ATGAACCTCTGGCAGCTCTTCCAACGCAAACGCCAGGAGCAAGAGCTCGACGAGGAGATCCGGGCTCACTTTGCCATGGCCGTCCGCGAACGCATTGAGCGCGGGGAAGATCCGCGCGAGGCCGAGCTGGCCGTCCGCCGCGAGTTCGGCAACGAGGCCCTGGTCCGCGAAGTGACCCGCGACATGTGGGGCTGGCGCTGGCTGGAGGACATCCTGCAGGATGTCCGCTACGCCCTGCGCGGCATGCGCCGCAGCCCCGGCATCAGCGCGGTCATCATCGCATCCCTCGCGCTGGGCATCGGCGCGAACACGGCCATCTTCAGCCTCGTGTACTCCATCCTGCTGCGCGCCCTGCCGGTCCAGCAGCCGGAGCAACTGGTCGAACTGATGCAGAAGTACCCGACCGACCCGCGCGCCAACGGCTACTGGTCGTCGCGCAGCTACGAGTACTACCGCGACAACAACCACGTCTTCTCGGCGGTCACCGGCCTAGGCATCGACAACGCCGCCCGGCTCAACACGGGCAATACGGACGACCTCACCTGCGTCGCCGAGTTCGTGGCCGGCAACTACTTCCAGACGCTGGGCGTGCGGCCGGTGCTGGGCCGCGCCATCACCGGCGCGGATCTCCTCCAGAAGCAGGACGGCGCGGTGGCCCTCATCAGTTGGGATCTGTGGACAACACGCTTCCAGCGCGATCCGGGCGTTCTGGGCCGGCGCATCACCGTCAACGACAAGCCGGCCACCATCGTCGGCGTCGCGCCTCCGCAATTCAGCGGGGTGCGAGCCAATGCCCAAACCACGCTCTGGCTGCCGTCGGACGCCAAAGGCAGCCTCCATCTGATTGCCCGCCTGAAGCCCGGCGTCACCCTGGAGCAGGCTCGCGCCGAGATGACGCTGCTCTTCCGCTTCACGGTCGAAGAGCGCGTAGCCGCCGAGAGCACGCGCAGCAGCCCGGATCCGCAGGTCCGCCAGCTCCGCTTCGAAATGGAGCCGGCCAGGGCCGGACTGAGCGGGGTACGCGACAAGGTTGGCCAGAAGCTTGTGGTCCTGATGGCAATCGTCGGCTTACTGCTGTTGCTGGCTTGTGTGAACGTGGGCGGGCTGCTGCTGGCGCGCGGAACTTCCCGGGCACGGGAGATGGCTCTACGGCTGGGCCTGGGCGCGAGCTCAGGCCGGCTGATGCGCCAGGTGCTCACCGAGTCGCTGGTGCTCTCCCTCTGCGGAACGCTCGGCGGGCTCGCCATCGCCTACCTCGGGACCAAACTGTTGCTGCGGATCATGGATAGCGGACGCCCGCACGAGCGCATCCACCTGCTGGTGCAGACCGACGCCTCGCTGCTGATCTTCTGTGTTGCCGTGGCCGTCTGCTGCGGCCTGCTGTTCGGACTCGCTCCGGCCCTCAGCGCCATCCGCAACGAGCCGGCGGACGCCCTGCGCCAATCCGGCCGGGCTTCGGGCAAACGCTTCCACCGCGTCTTCGGCCGGGCTCTGGTGGCCGCGCAGGTGGCGCTGTCCATGTTCCTGCTCAGCACCGGAGCCCTCTTCGTCGCCCATCTGGCAAAGCTCAAGAGCGCGGACCTCGGCTTCCGCCGCGACAACGTTTTATTGGTGTCGCTGGACCCGTCGCGCTCGGGCTACAAACCGCAGCAGCGCGCCACCGTGTATCGCGAGCTGTTCGATCGGATGAACACTATCCCGGGCGTGCGCTCAGCTTCGATCGTTGGGCCCAGCCCGCTGCAGGGCGCCGGCGCGTCGGGCTTCGGCAACTTCGAAGGATTCCCGGAGCGGCAGGAGGACAAGCGCTGGATCTCCATCGCCTGGGCCGCGCCCCGCTGCTTTGAAACCCTGGGCATCCAGCTGCTGGCCGGGCGGGAATTCTCCTTCCAGGACCAGGCTCAACCGCACGTCGCCATCCTCAACCAGACGCTGGCCCGGCGCTACTTCCCGAAGGGCGATCCCATTGGCAAACACGTCACCCTGGACCATGTGACAATGACCCGCGAGCCGGCCACCTACGAGATCATCGGCGTCGTCTCGGACTCGAACTACATGGAGATCCGGGAGGAGCGGCGGCGGACGATCTACCTGCCGGCCTTCCGGGACGGCAGTGTCATCGCGGGCACGTTCGTTCTGCGCACCGGGGTGGATCCGGGCAGCGTGGCCGGCGACGTCCGGCGCATCGTGCGCGGCGTGGCGCCCACCATCACGACGGATAAGATCACGACCCTCAACGAACAGATCGACTCGTCCATCGTGCCGGAACGCATGATGGCGGCCTTGTCCGGTTTCTTCGCGCTGTTGGCCGGTCTGCTGGCGGGCATCGGGCTGTGGGGCCAACTGGCTTACACCGTCACACGGCGTACCAACGAGATCGGGATCCGCATCACGCTCGGCGCGACGCCCGCCTCGATATCGCGGACCATCCTGCTGGAGGCGTCCACGATTGTCGCTGCCGGCATCGTGGTGGGCGTTCCCGCGGTGCTGTGGGGCAAACAACTGGCCGTGAAGCTGCTGACAGATGTGGCGGGCAGCACCGGCACAACCCTCGGTCTGGGCATGCTGGCCATCGCGGCCGTGGCGCTGCTGGCCGCCTACGGACCGGCGCGCCGCGCCGCCCGGCTCGATCCGATGGAAGCCCTGCGCCAGGAGTAG